The Pseudomonas iranensis genome includes a window with the following:
- the tmk gene encoding dTMP kinase, producing the protein MTGLFITLEGPEGAGKSTNREYLAERLRAAGIEVLLTREPGGTPLAERIRDVLLTPADEVMHPDAELLLVFAARAQHLAEVIRPALARGAVVLCDRFTDSTYAYQGGGRGLSLERIATLETFVQGDLRPDLTLIFDLPVEIGLARASARGRLDRFELEGRAFFENVRNAFLKRAEADPSRYVRIDAGQPLAKVQQSLDTLLPNLLELARG; encoded by the coding sequence GTGACTGGCTTGTTTATTACCCTGGAAGGCCCGGAAGGCGCGGGCAAGAGCACCAATCGCGAATACCTCGCCGAGCGCCTGCGCGCCGCCGGTATCGAAGTGCTGCTCACCCGTGAGCCCGGCGGTACGCCGCTGGCCGAGCGGATTCGTGACGTGTTGCTGACCCCGGCCGACGAAGTGATGCATCCGGACGCCGAGCTGTTGCTGGTGTTCGCCGCGCGCGCCCAGCATCTGGCCGAGGTGATTCGCCCGGCGCTGGCCCGTGGCGCTGTGGTGCTGTGTGATCGCTTCACCGACTCGACATACGCCTATCAGGGCGGCGGTCGTGGTTTGTCGCTGGAACGCATCGCCACCCTGGAAACTTTCGTGCAGGGTGACTTGCGGCCCGATCTGACACTTATTTTCGATCTGCCCGTAGAGATCGGTCTGGCCCGCGCCAGTGCCCGTGGCCGACTGGATCGTTTCGAACTCGAAGGCCGGGCGTTTTTCGAAAACGTGCGCAATGCGTTCCTGAAGCGCGCCGAAGCCGACCCGTCGCGTTACGTGCGCATCGATGCCGGTCAGCCATTGGCCAAGGTCCAGCAATCGCTGGACACCTTGTTGCCGAATCTGCTGGAGCTGGCCCGTGGCTGA